From Spirochaetota bacterium:
CGCGGCGGATTATGATACAGAAAAAATATTTGATGAGTTGGGGTATTCGGAAATGGCAAAGCGTTTGAATATCCATTTGATAGATCTGAACAATGCAAAAACCATTCTACTTAAAGATGACACCTGTCATGTATTTAGGGAATTTCATATGCCAGAGGTCGCAATGAGTCATTTTATAATTTCTGTTCCAGTCCTAAAAGCGCATAGTCTTGCTACAATTACTGGAACCTTGAAGAACATGATGGGATTCGCTCCACCTCTAAACTACCAAGCTGGTGGTTATTGGAAGAAATCGCTTTTTCACAATAGGATTCATGAATCAATTACAGATCTTAATCGATATCGAAAACCGGACATCTCGGTTATGGATGCCACAGTTGGGCTATGTGAGCATCATCTTGGGGGAAGAGTATGCGATCCTCCATTAAATAAAATTATTGTTGGTTATGATCCATATGAGGTTGACAGGATAGGGGCTGGTCTTATCGGTTTGCGTTGGGAGGATATTCCTCACCTAAATAATAAGTATTAAGTATATGATAGGATTCAGGAGTGACTAAGGCGAAATGAGTATAAAATTTCTCTCCCCAACCTTTATTGGATCATGTAAATATTAGATTGTATTGTTTTTTCAACTTGAGATATATTAAAATCGCAGACGTATAGATCGTTTTATCTTCAAATCATCAAATCCAGTGCCCATCTCTCCTGTATATGTGTTCAATTTAGCTACATCTAAAATATCTGATATGCATCCATCGTTATAGTATAGTTTAGCTTCTAACCCTTCCCAAATAAACGCTGTCCTTTCGCTCGATAACTTCAACAGATCTTCTACTGATTCATAATGCAAACCTGAACTTCCTGTAGGATTATACCACCTCTCCCTGTGAAGATTTAAAATATGGCGATTGATCCTTCTGGGTGGTGGATACCTCACGAATAAATCAAGGAAAAATAATTTATTTCTTTTCATATTGTTTATGAGTTTTATCAAGTATTTGGTATTACTCCTTTGTATCCGATAGGATAATTGAATAAAGTAAGGTACCATGTCAAGATACCCATAACCAGATGCATGGTTATCATATTTTTTCTCCTTTATCCAATTATTTTTTAAGTTGAATTGAGGTATTACACTATTGATAGAAGAGAGCAAATAATCTTTAATTGCTAAATCGATTTTGTTTTTTTCCGGAAGCATATCCATTATATCAAAGTTGTATCTATCTGAACCATGAAGGTAATCAAAGTATAGATCAATATTATACTCAAAAAGAAGATGCTGTTCCCTATAATAATAGATTTCCTTTTTTTTATCTCCATTTGGGAATCCTGACCAGTAAAGGATAAAGGGATGGAATATTGAATCAGTTATTA
This genomic window contains:
- a CDS encoding DUF362 domain-containing protein, which encodes MKTIAIEHFNVSYSKTISLALDKIKANEILSLHDLILIKPNLVQATAPPVTTPVECCEAIINYIRGCSSSDIIIAEGCGAADYDTEKIFDELGYSEMAKRLNIHLIDLNNAKTILLKDDTCHVFREFHMPEVAMSHFIISVPVLKAHSLATITGTLKNMMGFAPPLNYQAGGYWKKSLFHNRIHESITDLNRYRKPDISVMDATVGLCEHHLGGRVCDPPLNKIIVGYDPYEVDRIGAGLIGLRWEDIPHLNNKY
- a CDS encoding zinc dependent phospholipase C family protein, with the protein product MPGLITHSKVFIETINLLNNKERKNPYYKSIVTLFKTSSFRRAGLFGTVGPNIFDFLPGRKTRLSYRNEISHLLHNDVSEKFITSMINKLFSYGDYNTEWSATQRAYLYGYLSHVITDSIFHPFILYWSGFPNGDKKKEIYYYREQHLLFEYNIDLYFDYLHGSDRYNFDIMDMLPEKNKIDLAIKDYLLSSINSVIPQFNLKNNWIKEKKYDNHASGYGYLDMVPYFIQLSYRIQRSNTKYLIKLINNMKRNKLFFLDLFVRYPPPRRINRHILNLHRERWYNPTGSSGLHYESVEDLLKLSSERTAFIWEGLEAKLYYNDGCISDILDVAKLNTYTGEMGTGFDDLKIKRSIRLRF